The Myxococcaceae bacterium JPH2 genome has a window encoding:
- a CDS encoding histidine kinase, with the protein MLEPAEASIVRATWRALVTPRRLLPIVLVSLPLMFAQVHYSAERQAVWLALLLCLLFVAVAPVSYRVLFPEGLDLSHGGIRLALYATVGAGVVLVSGFVLPQWLGMGPTFLTEPASLMVCGALFLVGGWGLGRDIGFEETLARERARGARLALEAEQAQLLALRSHLDPHFLFNTLNAIAEWCREDGVVAESAVLRLSTMLRSVLSGVRSATWPLAKELELMRTLFDLHLLRDPALFQLGMEVTPGVEDVPVPPLVLLPLAENAVKHGPGAGHRGHLTVAVSRREGGVELLIENPGASRGPREGSAGLPTVERRLALAYGGRAHLSLTSDGERTRVTVFLPTSGPVPGVLT; encoded by the coding sequence ATGCTGGAGCCGGCGGAAGCGTCCATTGTCCGCGCCACGTGGCGCGCCCTCGTCACGCCGCGGCGGCTGTTGCCCATCGTGTTGGTGTCCCTGCCGCTGATGTTCGCGCAGGTGCACTACAGCGCCGAGCGGCAAGCGGTGTGGCTGGCCCTGCTGCTGTGCCTGCTGTTCGTCGCGGTGGCGCCCGTGTCGTACCGCGTCCTGTTCCCCGAGGGGCTGGACCTGAGCCACGGCGGCATCCGGCTGGCGCTCTACGCCACGGTGGGCGCGGGCGTGGTGCTGGTCTCGGGCTTCGTGCTGCCGCAGTGGCTGGGCATGGGCCCCACCTTCCTCACCGAGCCCGCGAGCCTGATGGTCTGCGGCGCCCTCTTCCTCGTGGGAGGTTGGGGCCTGGGGCGAGACATCGGCTTCGAGGAGACGCTCGCGCGGGAGCGAGCGCGCGGGGCGCGGCTGGCGCTGGAGGCGGAGCAGGCGCAGCTGCTCGCGCTGCGCAGCCACTTGGACCCGCACTTCCTCTTCAACACGCTCAACGCCATCGCGGAGTGGTGTCGCGAGGACGGCGTGGTGGCGGAGTCCGCCGTGCTGCGGCTGTCCACCATGCTCCGCTCGGTGCTCTCGGGGGTGCGCAGCGCCACGTGGCCCCTGGCGAAGGAGCTGGAGTTGATGCGCACGCTCTTCGACCTGCACCTGTTGCGCGACCCCGCCCTCTTTCAGCTCGGCATGGAGGTGACGCCGGGCGTGGAGGACGTGCCCGTGCCGCCGCTCGTGCTCCTGCCACTCGCGGAGAACGCCGTGAAGCATGGGCCGGGGGCGGGACACCGCGGGCACCTCACCGTGGCGGTCTCCCGGCGCGAGGGCGGCGTGGAGCTCCTCATCGAGAATCCGGGCGCGTCGCGAGGTCCGCGTGAGGGCAGCGCGGGACTGCCCACCGTGGAGCGCCGGCTCGCGCTCGCCTATGGCGGCCGTGCGCACCTGTCGCTGACGAGCGACGGTGAGCGCACCCGCGTCACCGTCTTCTTGCCCACCTCGGGCCCTGTGCCGGGGGTCCTCACATGA
- a CDS encoding response regulator yields MSSALRVLIADDELLARKRLTRLLAALPDVEVCGEAADGEAALAAMRAGGVDVVLLDIHMPGLSGLDALALMPERRPHVIFCTAHAEHAVEAFEHGAVDYVLKPVEPARLQKALERARERLAPAQRPEPTPPRDKPSAALGLSRLPIPTRQGIVLVDPDTISHATLEDELVTVFTAQGDFLTDFSLNELAEKLPAERFHRVHRRALLNLTHVARLEPLETGGYLAKTARGHSVEVSRQSARELRRMLGLRKGSEDEG; encoded by the coding sequence ATGAGCTCCGCCCTGCGAGTCCTCATCGCCGATGACGAGCTGCTCGCGCGCAAGCGCCTGACCCGGCTGTTGGCCGCGCTCCCGGACGTGGAGGTGTGTGGCGAAGCCGCGGACGGCGAGGCGGCGCTCGCGGCCATGCGCGCGGGCGGCGTGGACGTGGTGCTGCTGGACATCCACATGCCGGGGCTGAGCGGACTGGACGCGCTGGCGCTGATGCCGGAGCGCCGTCCCCACGTCATCTTCTGCACCGCGCACGCCGAGCACGCCGTGGAGGCGTTCGAGCACGGCGCGGTGGATTACGTGCTCAAGCCCGTGGAGCCCGCGCGGCTCCAGAAGGCGCTCGAGCGCGCGAGGGAGCGGCTCGCCCCGGCGCAGCGGCCTGAGCCCACTCCGCCTCGGGACAAACCCTCGGCGGCGCTCGGACTGTCTCGACTGCCCATTCCCACGCGGCAGGGAATCGTGCTCGTGGATCCCGACACCATCTCTCACGCCACGCTGGAAGATGAGCTGGTGACGGTGTTCACCGCGCAGGGCGACTTCCTCACCGACTTCTCGCTGAACGAACTGGCGGAGAAGCTGCCCGCCGAGCGCTTCCACCGGGTGCACCGGCGCGCGCTGCTCAACCTCACCCACGTCGCGCGACTGGAGCCGCTGGAGACGGGCGGCTACCTGGCCAAGACCGCGCGCGGCCACTCCGTGGAAGTGAGCCGTCAGTCCGCGAGAGAGCTGCGGCGCATGCTCGGCCTGCGCAAGGGCTCCGAGGACGAGGGCTGA
- a CDS encoding glutamate--cysteine ligase, translating into MGLLIQQEAFGPEDREAFSVRLAECLEALRLLLGRPGFGEGPATVGAELELFLVDARGQPLPLNREVLARTMDPRVTLEMDRFNLETNLRPCALAGRPFTALRSEFEDTLAEVRRAAATQGARVAVIGILPTLREEDLGRTALTAQPRYRALSAAIRQRRAEVPFHVAIHGDDSLALTWDDVTLEGANTSLQYHLRVRPADFARAYNAAQLATAPVLAVAGNSPLFLGRRLWDETRVALFRQATDDRGARESGDIPPHARVSFGHGWAREGAYELFCEAVALYPPLLPVLAEESPLECVATQCLPRLAELRLHQGTVWSWNRAIYDPLCGGHLRIEMRALPAGPSVADMVANGAFLLGLTLGLMERMDALLPALPFSQARSNFFRAARSGLDAVLMWPSEVAPSPRPESVAALVPRLLPVARRGLLLAGVDAGEADAQLDLVAERLARGMTGARWQRRVLAELEARLPRHEALAAMLERYLAQADSGAPVHTWPVQ; encoded by the coding sequence ATGGGTCTGCTCATCCAGCAGGAGGCGTTTGGCCCCGAGGACAGGGAGGCGTTCTCGGTGCGGCTCGCCGAGTGCCTGGAGGCGCTGCGCCTGCTCCTGGGACGACCGGGCTTCGGCGAGGGGCCCGCCACGGTGGGGGCCGAGCTGGAGCTGTTCCTGGTCGACGCGCGAGGCCAGCCGCTGCCGCTCAATCGCGAGGTGTTGGCCCGGACGATGGACCCTCGGGTGACGCTGGAGATGGACCGGTTCAACCTGGAGACGAACCTGCGTCCGTGCGCGCTGGCGGGCCGGCCCTTCACGGCGCTGCGCTCGGAGTTCGAGGACACGCTCGCGGAGGTGCGCCGGGCGGCGGCCACTCAAGGCGCGCGCGTGGCCGTCATCGGCATCCTGCCCACGCTGCGCGAGGAGGACCTGGGCCGGACCGCGCTCACCGCGCAGCCTCGCTATCGAGCGCTGTCCGCGGCCATCCGCCAGCGTCGCGCGGAGGTGCCCTTCCACGTGGCCATCCACGGAGACGATTCGCTAGCGCTCACCTGGGACGACGTGACGCTGGAGGGCGCGAACACGTCGCTCCAGTACCACCTGCGCGTGCGCCCGGCGGACTTCGCGCGCGCCTACAACGCCGCGCAGCTGGCCACCGCGCCGGTGCTGGCGGTGGCGGGCAACTCGCCGCTGTTTCTCGGGAGGCGGCTCTGGGACGAGACGCGCGTGGCCCTCTTCCGTCAGGCCACCGATGACCGAGGCGCGCGCGAGTCCGGTGACATCCCTCCGCACGCGCGGGTGTCGTTCGGCCATGGGTGGGCGCGCGAAGGAGCCTACGAGCTGTTCTGCGAGGCGGTGGCGCTCTACCCGCCGCTGTTGCCCGTGCTGGCGGAGGAGTCCCCACTCGAGTGCGTGGCGACGCAGTGCCTGCCTCGGCTCGCGGAGCTGCGGCTGCACCAGGGGACGGTGTGGAGCTGGAACCGCGCCATCTATGACCCGCTCTGCGGTGGCCACCTGCGCATCGAGATGCGCGCGCTGCCCGCGGGTCCGTCCGTGGCGGACATGGTGGCCAACGGCGCGTTCCTGCTGGGGCTGACGCTGGGGTTGATGGAGCGCATGGACGCGTTGCTGCCGGCGCTGCCCTTCTCGCAGGCTCGGAGCAACTTCTTCCGTGCCGCGCGCTCGGGACTGGATGCGGTCCTGATGTGGCCCTCGGAGGTGGCGCCCAGTCCGCGGCCGGAGTCGGTGGCGGCGCTGGTGCCTCGGCTGCTGCCGGTGGCGAGGCGGGGCCTCTTGCTGGCGGGCGTGGACGCGGGGGAGGCGGATGCGCAGCTGGACCTCGTGGCGGAGCGGCTGGCGCGCGGCATGACGGGGGCTCGGTGGCAGCGGCGGGTACTCGCGGAGCTGGAGGCTCGCCTGCCCCGCCATGAGGCCCTGGCCGCGATGCTGGAGCGGTACCTGGCGCAGGCGGACTCCGGTGCCCCCGTGCACACCTGGCCGGTGCAGTAG
- the rlmN gene encoding 23S rRNA (adenine(2503)-C(2))-methyltransferase RlmN — protein sequence MPSETATPAPHLHDLTRPALGALLADWGFGAYHRDLLWTGLYRQRAESLDAVEGLRPDLRAALTERTRLEPLVAPHHESFSSDGLTHKLLLRLRDGQTIETVLMRFKGRATVCISTQAGCAMGCVFCATGQMGLARHLTPGEIVGQVLHVTRILDASGESLRNIVLMGMGEPLHNYEHTLAAVDILVDALGLAIGPRFITLSTVGVVPGIRRLADEERPVQLAVSLHGATDAERAALVPAGRRWPLDELMDACRYYIAKRGRRIFFEWTLIEGRNDTAEHAHTLGRLLGGMDAHVNVIPLNPTVGYDGGPSTAPAVRAFQDVLATYGVPSTVRQRRGIDIDAGCGQLKAEVERRTRRSLPIAP from the coding sequence ATGCCGTCCGAGACCGCCACGCCCGCCCCCCACCTGCACGACCTCACCCGCCCCGCCCTGGGCGCGCTGCTCGCGGACTGGGGCTTCGGTGCCTACCACCGCGACCTGCTGTGGACGGGGCTGTACCGCCAGCGGGCGGAGTCACTCGACGCGGTGGAGGGCCTGCGCCCGGACCTTCGCGCCGCGCTCACGGAGCGCACGCGCCTGGAGCCGCTCGTCGCGCCCCACCACGAGAGCTTCAGCAGCGACGGCCTCACCCACAAGCTCCTGCTGCGCCTTCGCGATGGGCAGACCATCGAGACGGTGCTCATGCGGTTCAAGGGCCGCGCCACCGTGTGCATCAGCACGCAGGCGGGCTGCGCCATGGGCTGCGTGTTCTGCGCCACGGGGCAGATGGGATTGGCGCGTCACCTGACGCCGGGAGAAATCGTGGGGCAGGTGCTCCACGTCACGCGCATCCTGGACGCCTCGGGCGAGTCGCTGCGCAACATCGTCCTCATGGGCATGGGCGAGCCGCTGCACAACTACGAGCACACGCTCGCGGCGGTGGACATCCTGGTGGACGCGCTGGGGCTGGCCATCGGGCCGCGCTTCATCACGCTGAGCACCGTGGGCGTGGTGCCGGGCATCCGCCGGCTCGCGGACGAGGAGCGCCCCGTGCAGCTCGCGGTCAGCCTGCACGGCGCCACGGACGCGGAGCGCGCCGCGCTGGTGCCCGCGGGCCGCCGCTGGCCCTTGGATGAGTTGATGGACGCGTGCCGCTACTACATCGCCAAACGCGGCCGACGCATCTTCTTCGAGTGGACGCTCATCGAGGGGCGCAACGACACCGCGGAGCACGCGCACACCCTGGGCCGGTTGCTCGGAGGCATGGACGCGCACGTCAACGTCATCCCCTTGAATCCCACCGTGGGCTACGACGGCGGACCCAGCACCGCGCCCGCCGTGCGCGCGTTCCAGGACGTGCTCGCCACTTACGGCGTGCCCAGCACGGTGCGTCAGCGGCGCGGAATCGACATCGACGCGGGCTGCGGTCAGCTCAAGGCCGAGGTGGAGCGGAGAACGCGGCGTTCACTTCCGATCGCACCGTAG